In Aspergillus fumigatus Af293 chromosome 6, whole genome shotgun sequence, the genomic window TCTACTGGCTCGGAGGAAAGCTACGCGGTAGATAGTCTGGGATATAATATTCGACGTGAACTTCAGCAACTCAACAGCCAAGGATTCGTCATCAAAGATCAAGGTGAACGAAAGCTGAAGGGCCTGGAGAATCCGGAGCCACTCTATCTCATCTACCCTCACTCGCTTTCCGGGCGATTGACCACGTTGGAACAAGCGGAAGCAAGAGAGAACGGCCCCACGACCATAAGTAAACACTCCGAGCTCGAAATTCAGGCGGATCTCATATGGCGCCTATGGGAGCTCACTCTTCGCTTGGAAAGACTATGCGGTGCGCTGGAGAATCCAGGTGAAGCGCGACTGAAGGAGCCGAACGTCGCTTTGTTCAATCTGGTCAAGAATCATGGTGGCGAGCTGGCTGATTCGACGGTGGTGAGTCTAGTCGAGCAGCAGGTCACTCGCATCGAGGTTAGTCCACAACTTTGATCCCTCTagcttctttttttctttacttctccttcttgatttctctcaAAACTGACATTTGATGCCTCATTACAGATGAACGTTACGACCCTCTCGGTGCGATACATGCTGAAGCCCTTCAAACCTGGTGACAAACTAAGTGACCACGCCGTCCCTATTGGTGTGGTGATGCAACAACTACAAACCCAACTTGCCGAATACAGAGCGCTCAAGGAACAACTGGCTGTCGGTGGTGCGGGCATCACTGGTGTGTCATCCAGCTCTCCAGGAGCTGAAGGTCAGGATACTGGCGAGAGCGATCCCAGCTCCGCGTCTTCGTCCTTCCTCCAACTTGCTACATCCTCAGAGTAGCGGTATCTTACATGACCTCGATGTGGAACGTACTTCTGGACATTTGTCGCATAACTGTTTATATAACGGAACTAATTTCCTTGTCCCTATATCCAAACTTTGTTTTACATTCATTCATTTACATATTAGGGGCGTCTACTGGGTGGTCGTTTCTCAATGGCTTCGAAGCATTGGTGGGGTGCTAGAGGTGGCATGGGTTTTGGGCCGTTCTTGGTTGACTATTGTTGTATTGGCCATACTAGCCTGCTTGACTGAATCTACTGCTATATCTAATCATCTGAAAATACCCTGCCAACAATTGCTTTTAGTATCTATAATCTGGTCTGTCCACCACGGGCCCAAATTAGGTGACTGTTGTGGTTGTTATGGCTCTATGAGGGGGTGGCCAATAAAAGCACGTGATTTCCCTGGTTGTTTACCGTCATTGATTTGACTGGGTTGAGACCAGTCATAACAGGTCATCGGCCAAACGCGTTTTCCTTTCGTCATCATACCAGGCTGCTAggctcttcatccttgaTTTAGCACACATCCATCCACCACAGAGGAATTTGGACACATGGATAATTGTTAAACTTTTGATCTGCGAGACGATCGTGTATCTCTCTCAAGAGGAGGGTCTGAGCACGATCCCTTTTGAATGATCAATATTCATCCTTTAGGCCCCGCTTGGTTGCCCTGGATACCGATTCCCACGGTATTGCATCTTCATTCAGTGTTTTGAGCTACTTTTTGACAAGTAAAAAACAAAGTGCAGAGATAATCTCGACTTAAGGGTACGAGACGCATTCTTAGAGCCCTTATCAGGCGCGTCTGATCCCGATCGGAGTCTTCAGCCGTGCACCCGCATTTTGTGATTGCCCATTCACTCACCTCTTGCTCTGCTGGCAGCCCATCGCCAGCGTTGCACTACACCATGGCGGACGGACTGGACTATCTGTCCCCAGACTTCGACCTTAACACACTCACCGTACCCCGCCTCCGCTCCATCCTTGTCAGTCATGATGTCTCGTATCCTGCTTCTGCGAAAAAGGCGCAGCTCATCCGCATCCTAGAGGAAGAAGTTCTGCCTCAAGCGAAAAAACTCCTGAGGGAGCGCGAGAGGGTGAAGAGAACGAGCGCAGGTATCACAGATATGCCTAGTCGCGCGACATCTGTGGCGAGTGATTATGACGGACAACGCGAATACGTCGATAGGGAGTCTATGCCTCCACCGCCGACACCGTCTACTGTCTCTACCGCGACCGGGACAAGAAGAGGCCGGTCGAGGATGAGCACGAGGGCATCAACGGCAGATATTGAGGAGAATAACGTACCGAGCACACCGTCAATCgtcacgaagaagaaggtacCGAAATCGGAGAACAAGCACGCACGCGCTTTTGACAGAGAATTGCACGATGATGGCCCGGTGACGCCTGTTGCTCGGGATATGGTCACTCCGCGCAAATCCACGACTAGGAAATTGCGAAATAGTGAAATTGCTCCTTCAATTGAGCCCGAGCCACATACTGTCTACGTTAAATCGGAACCAAAGGAGGACAGTGTTTTCACCGATGACAATCCATTTCAGAGTGGCAGCTCTCCTGCTTCAAGGAGCATCAGTCGTGATGTCAAACGAAAGACAAGTTCACGGCTTTCCACCGCCAGCCCTGCTTTCAGCCACGGACTGAGACCACGAAAGTCTGAGACCCCTTATGATCTTGATGGTGATATTTCTAGAACGCCTACAAGATCACCCGTTGGATCTCCTGTCTTCCCGAGGGAGGAAGTTGAGATGGACGGTAAAGAGGATGAAAGTGAGCTCAGTGCCGGCGAGGAATTTACGCCCGAGGAGCAATTAGCCTTGGAGAAACAACAAGCGGAGTTAATGTATCCGACGGCTCCACGGATCCGACGACGAGCTGCCAAGCAGAGTACGGCAAACAAAGCTGCTCCCTGGATCCTCATTTTCTCTTTGCTTTGCGGTTTTGGCGGTTGGTggcgcaaggagaagatcgagatcGGGTACTGTGGTATTGGCAA contains:
- a CDS encoding putative sister chromatid separation protein (Src1), whose product is MADGLDYLSPDFDLNTLTVPRLRSILVSHDVSYPASAKKAQLIRILEEEVLPQAKKLLRERERVKRTSAGITDMPSRATSVASDYDGQREYVDRESMPPPPTPSTVSTATGTRRGRSRMSTRASTADIEENNVPSTPSIVTKKKVPKSENKHARAFDRELHDDGPVTPVARDMVTPRKSTTRKLRNSEIAPSIEPEPHTVYVKSEPKEDSVFTDDNPFQSGSSPASRSISRDVKRKTSSRLSTASPAFSHGLRPRKSETPYDLDGDISRTPTRSPVGSPVFPREEVEMDGKEDESELSAGEEFTPEEQLALEKQQAELMYPTAPRIRRRAAKQSTANKAAPWILIFSLLCGFGGWWRKEKIEIGYCGIGKPTWSLAETRVPEWARVLEPQCEPCPPHAFCYPNFEASCENDFILKPHPLSLGGLIPLPPTCEPDSEKARRVKAVTDKAIEELRDRRAKFECGERLEDGKEVTSPEMSEADLKQAIAQKRRRGMSDTEFDELWKGALGEIVAKDEVVTKTKQPQRNHRPSDVLVLSSTSIARLPLTCAFRRHIRLSLLAYRLPLSILIIMVLGLVYTRAKILARRSDLARVPELVATTLDRLATQAALHARGEAREPYIPIGQLRDDVLRSELHGKRREELWRRVRNVVEGNANIRAAVREGRGGDVARVWEWIGGIGGVHGNALESSAIRRESNRQLSYSSPSSEGNRPPGDQQQLTPRSPGELRRWDEGRPVY